From Chloracidobacterium sp. N, the proteins below share one genomic window:
- a CDS encoding PaaI family thioesterase, producing MNSTRLERFRRLIGCPLATHSPSPLARWLGGTLTAARPGETTFTFIVREDMTNPAGILHGGAAAAIMDEVIGATVHGTLDVEVFYTSVNLTIDFLGSVPAGAVITATTRVIRHGKNIINAECWLYDAGQRCLAHATSNLLRTSVPVQDIGPASDTPDTTPPHTPSPAP from the coding sequence ATGAACAGCACCCGCCTGGAACGCTTCCGCCGTCTGATTGGCTGCCCTCTCGCCACCCACAGCCCCTCCCCTCTGGCGCGCTGGCTGGGCGGAACGCTCACCGCGGCCCGGCCCGGCGAGACCACCTTCACCTTCATCGTCCGGGAAGACATGACCAATCCTGCCGGTATCCTGCACGGCGGCGCAGCCGCAGCCATCATGGATGAAGTCATCGGCGCCACTGTCCACGGCACGCTCGACGTGGAGGTGTTTTATACGTCCGTCAACCTCACCATTGACTTTCTTGGCAGCGTCCCGGCCGGGGCGGTCATCACCGCCACCACGCGCGTCATACGCCACGGCAAAAACATCATCAATGCCGAGTGCTGGCTTTATGACGCCGGCCAGCGCTGTCTGGCACACGCAACCAGCAACCTGCTTCGCACCAGCGTACCAGTCCAGGACATCGGCCCCGCTTCAGACACCCCGGACACCACGCCCCCACACACGCCATCCCCAGCACCGTGA
- a CDS encoding ABC transporter ATP-binding protein, with translation MNHTTPLEPERGGVLPATGGPAVACHGVTKVFGQGESRTLALRGADFEARFGEMTFLVGESGSGKTTLISIIAGLLEATEGEVHVLGQTPSRLSNTRQVQFRRRHLGFVFQQFNLLPALTAAENVAVPLLAAGVPRARAVARATALLSQLGLSHRVSSFPSQLSGGQQQRVALARAVIHEPRLIVCDEPTSALDGVTGRAVMELLTSVAVGPGRAVIVVTHDSRIFNFAHAIAHMADGRVTHTERQDV, from the coding sequence ATGAACCACACCACACCCTTGGAACCTGAACGTGGAGGCGTCCTGCCAGCGACCGGAGGCCCGGCCGTTGCCTGCCATGGCGTGACGAAAGTCTTTGGACAGGGTGAATCCAGAACCCTCGCCCTGCGTGGCGCCGACTTTGAGGCCAGATTTGGTGAAATGACCTTTCTGGTCGGTGAAAGCGGCTCCGGCAAAACAACACTCATCTCCATTATCGCCGGACTCCTGGAGGCCACCGAAGGTGAAGTTCACGTTCTGGGACAGACGCCCTCGCGGCTGTCCAACACCCGGCAGGTACAGTTTCGCCGGCGGCACCTTGGTTTTGTCTTTCAGCAGTTCAACCTGCTTCCGGCCCTTACCGCCGCCGAGAACGTCGCCGTCCCCCTGCTGGCGGCCGGCGTGCCGCGCGCCCGTGCGGTGGCACGTGCCACCGCATTGCTCAGCCAGTTGGGGCTGTCCCATCGGGTATCGAGTTTCCCCTCACAGCTTTCCGGCGGCCAGCAGCAGCGCGTGGCGCTGGCGCGGGCGGTGATTCACGAACCACGGCTCATTGTGTGCGATGAGCCGACCTCGGCGCTCGATGGTGTCACGGGCCGGGCCGTCATGGAGCTGCTCACCTCTGTTGCCGTTGGACCGGGCCGTGCCGTCATTGTTGTGACGCACGACAGCCGCATCTTCAACTTTGCCCATGCCATTGCCCACATGGCCGATGGACGGGTTACACACACGGAAAGGCAGGACGTATGA
- a CDS encoding HlyD family secretion protein: MKFQVWTLPLVTVAALSYAGYSVYVSQPVRTAERPPAPPPRAVHARSVAGVGLIEASSENIAINTPVAGLVMRVFVAVGDRVKPGDRLFELDGRDLQAELLVRRQSLAVARARLERLEQAPWSADRPALAARVQETAAQLADAEGNLKRIEQVADQRAVRTEEVEQRRFAVAAAKARHEEAQAQLARLEAGTWKADLDVARSEVKLAEAHVKRIETDLERLTIRALTDGTILQCNVHPGEYAQAGQLTKPLLILGSADQLHVRVEIDENEAHKVRPGSKAVGYLRGQANVALPLEFVRQEPLVIPKKSLTGDATERVDTRVFQVIYRVTTKDTPIFVGQQMDVYIDQGGQP; this comes from the coding sequence ATGAAATTTCAAGTCTGGACACTGCCGCTTGTCACGGTCGCGGCGCTCAGTTATGCGGGCTATTCCGTCTATGTCTCCCAACCGGTCCGAACAGCCGAACGGCCGCCGGCGCCGCCGCCCCGCGCCGTCCATGCCCGGAGTGTGGCCGGTGTGGGACTCATCGAAGCCAGCAGCGAAAACATTGCCATCAACACCCCGGTGGCGGGACTCGTGATGCGCGTCTTCGTGGCCGTCGGGGACAGGGTCAAACCCGGCGACCGGCTGTTTGAACTCGACGGACGTGACCTTCAGGCGGAGCTTCTGGTGCGGCGCCAGTCCCTGGCGGTGGCGCGCGCCCGGCTGGAGCGCCTCGAACAGGCGCCATGGAGCGCCGACCGCCCGGCCCTTGCCGCGCGGGTACAGGAAACCGCCGCGCAACTGGCGGATGCCGAAGGAAACCTCAAACGTATCGAGCAGGTTGCCGACCAGCGCGCGGTCCGCACCGAAGAAGTCGAGCAGCGCCGTTTTGCGGTTGCCGCCGCCAAAGCGCGTCATGAGGAAGCCCAGGCCCAGCTTGCGCGGCTGGAGGCCGGCACGTGGAAAGCCGATCTCGATGTCGCCCGCAGCGAGGTCAAACTGGCGGAAGCCCATGTGAAGCGGATTGAAACCGATCTCGAACGCCTGACCATCCGTGCGCTGACCGACGGCACCATCCTTCAGTGCAACGTTCATCCCGGCGAATATGCCCAGGCCGGTCAACTGACGAAGCCGCTTCTCATTCTGGGGAGCGCCGATCAGCTCCATGTCCGGGTGGAAATTGACGAGAACGAAGCCCACAAAGTGCGTCCTGGTTCCAAGGCCGTCGGCTACCTACGTGGGCAGGCCAACGTGGCCCTGCCGCTGGAGTTCGTTCGCCAGGAACCGCTGGTCATTCCCAAGAAATCACTCACCGGTGATGCCACCGAGCGGGTGGATACCCGGGTGTTCCAGGTGATTTACCGCGTGACCACGAAGGACACCCCGATTTTCGTCGGGCAACAAATGGATGTTTACATTGACCAGGGAGGGCAGCCATGA
- a CDS encoding FtsX-like permease family protein, which translates to MNFVALKMLLGDRSKFLGLVFSIAFASFLMAHQASIFSGLMNRTRSQIRDIPDADLWVMDKETQYIDEVAALTTNDLYRVRGISGVEWAVRLFKGNPRVRAADGRFRTVILMGLDDETLVGAPRRMLVGRIEDLRQPDAVIIDRAGFYFFFPKAPLSVGQVMEMNDRRVTIVGICEASAPFATFPVMFTRYSQAVNYVGRERNHLSFILVKAAAGVDIPDLCRRIGETSPKLKAMTGEAFEWETIGYYIRNTGIPVNFGITVLIALVVGTVVAGQTFYIFTIENLKQFGALKAIGVTNLRIVSMILLQAVVVGIIGYALGMAMCAAFFDLTRDAAIQLRGFILLWQVAIGTGGVVFFIVLLASLLSIRKVLFLEPAIVFRG; encoded by the coding sequence ATGAATTTCGTCGCGCTCAAAATGCTCCTTGGCGACCGTTCCAAATTTCTTGGTCTGGTGTTCTCCATTGCCTTTGCATCATTTCTCATGGCGCACCAGGCATCCATCTTCTCCGGGCTGATGAACCGCACCCGCAGCCAGATCAGGGATATTCCCGATGCCGATCTGTGGGTGATGGACAAAGAAACCCAGTACATTGATGAAGTCGCCGCGCTCACCACCAACGATCTGTACCGCGTCCGGGGCATTTCCGGAGTCGAGTGGGCCGTACGGCTCTTCAAGGGTAATCCACGGGTACGCGCGGCAGACGGACGGTTCCGAACCGTCATTCTGATGGGACTCGATGATGAAACGCTGGTCGGCGCCCCCCGGCGCATGCTCGTGGGCCGCATTGAAGACCTCCGGCAGCCGGATGCGGTCATCATTGACCGCGCAGGATTTTACTTTTTCTTCCCCAAGGCCCCGCTCAGCGTCGGACAGGTCATGGAAATGAATGACCGACGGGTGACGATTGTCGGCATCTGCGAAGCCAGCGCGCCGTTCGCCACGTTCCCCGTCATGTTTACGCGCTACAGCCAGGCCGTGAACTACGTCGGACGTGAGCGCAATCATCTGTCTTTCATTCTGGTCAAGGCCGCCGCTGGCGTGGATATTCCCGACCTCTGCCGCCGGATTGGCGAAACCTCCCCAAAGCTCAAAGCCATGACGGGCGAGGCGTTCGAGTGGGAAACCATCGGTTACTACATCCGCAATACGGGCATTCCGGTCAACTTTGGCATTACCGTCCTCATTGCGCTCGTGGTGGGGACGGTCGTGGCCGGGCAGACCTTCTACATCTTCACGATTGAAAACCTCAAACAGTTTGGCGCCCTCAAGGCCATTGGCGTCACAAACCTGCGGATTGTCAGCATGATCCTGCTGCAAGCGGTGGTAGTGGGCATCATCGGCTATGCCTTGGGCATGGCCATGTGCGCGGCATTTTTTGATCTGACGCGGGACGCCGCCATTCAACTGCGCGGTTTCATCCTGCTCTGGCAGGTCGCCATCGGCACGGGCGGCGTCGTGTTTTTCATCGTCCTGCTGGCCAGCCTGCTGAGCATTCGCAAGGTGCTCTTTCTCGAACCCGCCATCGTCTTTCGCGGCTAG
- a CDS encoding TetR/AcrR family transcriptional regulator, translating to MGVQERKSRHKANVRRLILDAARDLFVTEGYQHTSLRKIAEKIEYSPATIYLYFQDKSELLDALLTETFTELDAKLRHISLRETDSLTALRRGLRTYIEFGLSHPNHYLLAFVQNEALFEGERKHYKLKHGPACFDNLRQAVRRAISDGHLTDEDPETTAQALWAAAHGLTSLLITQPDFPFVARRRLIERMLTLLLDGVRRRQG from the coding sequence ATGGGTGTACAAGAGCGCAAAAGTCGGCACAAGGCCAATGTCCGGCGGCTGATTCTCGATGCCGCCCGCGACCTTTTCGTGACTGAAGGCTACCAGCACACCTCACTGCGCAAAATTGCCGAAAAAATCGAATACTCCCCCGCCACCATCTATCTCTACTTCCAGGACAAGTCCGAACTGCTCGACGCCCTGCTGACCGAGACCTTCACCGAACTCGACGCCAAACTGCGGCACATCTCCCTGCGCGAAACCGACAGCCTCACGGCGTTGCGCCGTGGGCTGCGCACCTACATCGAGTTCGGGCTCAGTCACCCCAACCACTACCTGTTGGCGTTTGTCCAGAACGAAGCCCTCTTTGAGGGGGAACGCAAGCATTACAAACTCAAACACGGTCCAGCCTGTTTTGACAACCTGCGCCAGGCCGTACGGCGTGCCATCAGCGACGGGCATCTCACGGACGAAGACCCCGAAACCACGGCCCAGGCGCTGTGGGCAGCCGCGCATGGTCTCACGTCCCTGCTCATCACCCAGCCTGACTTTCCCTTCGTTGCCAGGCGCCGGCTCATCGAGCGCATGCTCACCCTGCTGCTCGACGGCGTGCGCCGCCGGCAGGGGTGA
- a CDS encoding efflux transporter outer membrane subunit has translation MTGDVPKDWLRAGATLCLAVVVAGCAARPPIRKVVVETPSAWTSPMGEGVSPQSARLDTWWTHFHDAQLTHLVERALNANLDIRIALARVREARGQAGVEASTQRPNLSAAASTQRLRGGLPQGIGRITNLPGISSETGIFQLGFDASWELDFFGGTRLLTLATREDARAAEEAMHGIRLMTAAEVARIYIDLCGAQQKLALVRQQLQIQGDILELTRTRFQAGLTSQLDVTRAAAQWEELRAAVPPLEASIRDSLYRLSVLVGTPPGTLAEPLTESASRPMSPPEIPVGLPSDLLQRRPDIRQAEAELAAALARLGAARTDRFPKFALTAGVGRQATSVAGLTLGAGNFFAAGPTVRLPILTGGRIRNQIAVRDAQTEQAALRYEQTVLRAFEEVERALVSYLREGERRRALAAATEEQRESARLAEVRYASGLEDFTTVLEARRGQLSSALDQIESETQQLRQAVALYKALGGGW, from the coding sequence ATGACAGGTGATGTACCGAAGGACTGGCTTCGCGCCGGAGCGACACTGTGCCTTGCCGTGGTGGTTGCCGGTTGTGCGGCCAGACCGCCGATTCGCAAAGTCGTCGTCGAGACGCCTTCCGCCTGGACCTCACCCATGGGCGAGGGGGTTTCACCACAATCCGCCAGACTCGACACCTGGTGGACACACTTTCATGACGCGCAATTGACGCACCTCGTGGAACGCGCCCTCAACGCGAACCTTGACATTCGCATCGCCCTGGCGCGGGTTCGGGAAGCACGCGGACAGGCTGGTGTGGAAGCCTCCACCCAGCGCCCGAACCTCTCGGCCGCAGCCAGTACGCAACGCCTCCGTGGCGGGCTTCCCCAGGGTATCGGACGGATCACCAACCTGCCCGGCATTTCCAGCGAAACAGGTATCTTCCAACTCGGCTTCGATGCCAGTTGGGAACTTGATTTCTTTGGTGGCACACGGTTGCTGACCCTGGCAACCCGCGAGGACGCCCGTGCGGCCGAAGAAGCCATGCATGGCATACGGCTCATGACGGCAGCCGAAGTGGCTCGGATTTACATCGATCTGTGCGGAGCGCAGCAGAAACTGGCACTGGTGCGGCAGCAGCTCCAAATCCAAGGTGACATCCTGGAACTCACCCGCACACGGTTTCAGGCCGGGCTGACCTCGCAGCTTGACGTGACACGTGCAGCGGCACAGTGGGAGGAACTGCGGGCGGCCGTGCCGCCCCTCGAAGCCAGCATCCGCGACAGCCTGTACCGCTTGAGCGTCCTGGTGGGAACGCCCCCCGGAACCCTGGCCGAACCTCTGACCGAGAGCGCGTCCCGGCCCATGTCTCCACCGGAGATTCCCGTCGGCCTTCCCTCCGACCTCCTGCAGCGCCGACCCGACATCCGACAGGCGGAAGCCGAACTGGCGGCTGCCCTGGCGCGGCTCGGCGCGGCCAGAACGGACCGGTTTCCAAAGTTTGCCCTGACGGCCGGTGTCGGGCGTCAGGCCACAAGCGTGGCCGGATTGACCCTTGGCGCCGGAAATTTCTTTGCCGCCGGCCCGACGGTCCGGCTGCCTATCCTGACCGGCGGACGCATCCGCAACCAGATTGCGGTGCGTGATGCGCAGACCGAGCAGGCCGCCCTCCGGTATGAACAAACCGTGCTCCGCGCTTTCGAGGAAGTCGAGCGCGCGCTGGTGAGCTACCTCCGCGAAGGTGAGCGGCGGCGCGCGCTGGCCGCGGCGACAGAAGAGCAACGGGAGAGCGCCCGCCTGGCCGAAGTCCGTTATGCCAGCGGGCTGGAAGACTTCACGACCGTTCTGGAAGCGCGCCGCGGACAACTTTCCAGCGCCCTCGACCAGATTGAAAGCGAAACCCAGCAACTGCGCCAGGCCGTCGCCCTTTACAAGGCGCTGGGTGGAGGCTGGTGA